One Lutzomyia longipalpis isolate SR_M1_2022 chromosome 4, ASM2433408v1 DNA segment encodes these proteins:
- the LOC129795248 gene encoding alpha-(1,3)-fucosyltransferase C-like, which produces MYILTPQQNSLEQSVEKVKPIFILLYETPTWMQRLKVLGVSDCVVTADKNYLPDIEQFDALVFSGSDNWAAKKVFPKKRSPHQYYVFADLESPFYTMHKFSMNPLEEIYNLTMTYRRDSDIYWPYGFITDQKIQYVDDLQVPKWKSPVFDDNASNIALERVKTKTRIAAWFVSNCKPASKRHNLVKVLQKHIGIDVYGKCGNFTCDIKDSNHCYEMVEEKYFFYFSFENSLCKDYLTEKVFNVMKYNVVPVVYGGANYSHHLPPHSYIDANDFATATELANYLKYLASNPHEYVKYFWWKTHYRTVSTVKSYSNLCKKLHEYITESRMGQFTRTYRDINSWFNVGQCTQPKIKMN; this is translated from the exons atgtaCATCCTCACGCCACAACAAAACTCATTGGAGCAAAGTGTGGAAAAGGTTaaaccaatttttattttgctctACGAAACTCCCACGTGGATGCAGCGTCTGAAGGTTTTGGGTGTTAGTGACTGTGTTGTGACGGCAGATAAGAACTATTTGCCAGACATTGAGCAATTTGATGCTCTTGTTTTTAGTGGTTCAGATAATTGGGCAGCTAAGAAGGTATTTCCGAAGAAAAGATCTCCGCACCAGTACTACGTGTTTGCTGATCTTGAGAGCCCATTCTATACgatgcataaattttcaatgaatccTTTAGAGGAAATCTACAACCTCACAATGACCTACAGGCGAGATTCAGATATCTATTGGCCTTATGGCTTTATTACTGATCAGAAAATTCAGTATGTGGATGATCTTCAAGTTCCGAAATGGAAGTCTCCAGTTTTTGACGACAACGCCTCTAATATTGCTCTTGAAAGAGTAAAAACCAAGACTAGGATAGCAGCTTGGTTTGTTTCCAACTGCAAGCCTGCTTCCAAGCGGCACAATTTAGTTAAAGTCCTACAGAAGCACATTGGAATCGATGTCTATGGAAAATGCGGCAATTTTAC ATGTGACATCAAGGACTCCAATCACTGCTACGAAATGGTAGAAGAAAAATACTTCTTCTACTTCTCCTTTGAAAATTCCCTCTGCAAAGACTACCTCACTGAGAAGGTCTTCAACGTCATGAAGTACAACGTTGTTCCTGTTGTCTACGGTGGTGCTAACTACTCTCATCATCTTCCACCACATTCCTACATTGACGCCAATGATTTTGCAACGGCAACCGAACTAGCTAACTATCTTAAATACTTAGCCAGCAATCCACATGAATATGTCAAGTACTTTTGGTGGAAGACTCACTACAGGACGGTGTCTACAGTCAAGTCCTACAGCAATCTTTGCAAGAAGCTCCATGAGTACATAACTGAGTCCAGAATGGGACAATTTACGAGGACTTATAGGGACATTAATTCATGGTTCAATGTTGGGCAATGTACACAGccgaaaataaaaatgaattag